GGTCTCGAGCTCAAACCTCGTGGTTCGATAAAGCTGACCGCACCAACAGGGTGGTCAGGCCGATTCTGGGCTCGATCAGGATGCACATTCGATACCTCCGGAAAAGGAAACTGCGTCACCGGAGACTGTGGTAACGTGCTTCAGTGTAACGGTGCAGGTGGTGTGCCGCCAGTTTCATTAGCAGAGTTCACTCTTAATAGCCCGATGGATTTCTATGACGTCAGCCTAGTAGACGGGTACAATGTTCCTGTATCGATTGTTCCATTGGGTGGATCGGGTAACTGTTCTAGGGTTACGTGTGTGTCCGATTTGAATGTAAAGTGTCCAAGAAGTTTGCAGGTGAAAGGAGATGGTGGTGAGGTTGTTGCGTGCAAGAGTGCGTGTACGGCGTTTCAGAAACCGGAGTGTTGTTGTAGTGGGGCGTTTAATGATCCGAAAATATGTAAGCCGACGAGTTACTCGAAAATATTTAAGGAGGCTTGCCCAAGTTCTTATAGTTACCCTTATGATGATGCAACAAGCACTTTTACTTGCAAAGAAGCTAATTACTTAATTTCATTCTGTTAATTAACTATGCGAGTTGGGATTCTATGATTGTTTTATTTTTAAATTGAAAAAACAAATTAATTTAGTTTTTTCTATCTGTGGGTTGAGATTTTTAATGAAGTTATCAGCTAGATATATGATCCTGTATTCCAATGTGTTAAGCTGGGTGTGATTTTGATATTCTAATTAAAGTTAACAAGGTGATTCATAGTTAGTTGTGTACTTGTGTATATGATCTTATCTTATTTAatgttatgtatatgtatatgtatacgttgAAAATATTGCCCACATGAGACCAATACATTCTGCAAACATCCTTTTCTTACTTGCAAAACTTAGGATTATGGCCCTTAAGTTGGAGGCTAtaacaaggttgcaaaaatcgcctTTTAGTACTCAGCAGGGACTGAGTTTTGGCTGATATTCCGAGTAATCTCGAGTTTTGATTGAGTTTGACCGGGTACTCCCCGAATTGCAAAAGACGAGTACTAACCCAATAATTTTGAGTTATGCAACCGTGGGCTATAAGAGATCTACATGCGTTCAACTATGCTACAAGGTGTTTATAGATAAATTGTTGGGTTTTTATTTAGGTTTCCAAATATGAGGGAAGTATTAACTCAAGCCTAAAGTCCAACAATTAGGCCCATTCAAGGTTAACTTGGCCTTGTATTATTATGGCATCTATATACCTCAAGTATGCAGCCATTTTACAAAATAAGAGAGTAGAGAGTTAAAAAAAAGAGTGAAAAACCCTATTCCCGTCAACACCTACAGCAGCTCAGAAAATCGACGATCCCCGAAGATCCGACCGTCGAATATTCATCATTTATGGACAGCGTGTTCCTGACATCTGGGCCAAGGTTTTCAACTGCTGAATTCGTCTAAAAATATCTGTAGCTCGATTTATAGTAGGTCGAACAGCAGTTTTTGGGGTAGTGaaattcctcttttgtctttaatttttCATATACCTGTTGATTGttcttgttcaagagtatgattatgttgtatgcctctagttgatctagagaagaaatattgtattgctctcttgttggTGATAGTGGAACTTAAGTGGCCTACgggtcccgtggtttttaccctcgATTTTGGGAggtttttccacgtaaaaagtcttgtTTATTTATGTGTGCTTGATTGTCTTTATTTAATGATATTGTCGGCTGATTTGGGTTGCATTTGGTGTACTttatttgttagcatcctcacggtttcatacgggtcgggaaagggTTTGTCTAACGGGGTTTATTTCGCTTTGTAGATTGCCAGTTGTGActtattttcccatcaaattggtatcaagagctaggttatttgattcaacttgtgtgaaagatggaatctaatacaagtaaaatgattagtttaaatagttcaaattatcatgtttggaaaggtaaaatggaggaACTTCTTTATATGAAAGATTATTGATCATATACATacgcatgtatatgtatatttgaaGTGCGAAAAGCTACTTAAAGACAACTGATGCAAGACAATAAACCGCGGTAAATGTGAACATGCACGGTGAGACTATTCGGAATATTAAAGAGTGTGTAGGCTTCTCGCAGtacttgtgcggaatgcctaagtgcgcgcacatcttacttccgcataggtctcaaacctataaatagggagcttggcctctcatttaaggttgttgattctggaagaattgccctagccatattgatctctTTTGTGAATTTGcccgagacttgatctttgttggttaaggtaatttatgaagaccgggacatggttgttgatcgtttagcacttaacgaaatatgacaataaggtctcaaaatcctaatcgacatccattgtaccccctcattgcactcgatctttgattaacctttattggataatctaggattgatcaattggcgccatccgtgggacacgaataGAATTGAAATGAGAAATTCACGTTCGTTTTAATCGAGCTATTAAACTCATTTCTTAATTCTAATCGTGTTATTTTCTTTGTTACATTGCAGGAGGGTGTTCATGATTCAAAAGAAGTGAAAACTTGAAGGTGTTCTTGAATAAATATGACTacgtgcaacaaaaagaagagtacAAGCACTATAGGTGCATCTGATCCGAAAAATGCTTCGAATTTTGACTTTCAAGCAAGTCCTGAAGTTAGCTAACAAACTAAAGAGTTACTTGTAAAGGCATCTGCGAATGCCAAAGTAACTGAAGAAACAGAATCAAATGTTATGATTGGAAAAATGAACACGGCAAAACAAAATTTTCAGCAAGCGCGTGAGGGACAAAGATCAGAAGAAATGATGTTAAAATTGGACTCTACAAATGCACAGGCAAATGCGGACAAAAGTTTAGTCAAAGAAAGTAATGC
This genomic stretch from Rutidosis leptorrhynchoides isolate AG116_Rl617_1_P2 chromosome 11, CSIRO_AGI_Rlap_v1, whole genome shotgun sequence harbors:
- the LOC139876449 gene encoding pathogenesis-related thaumatin-like protein 3.5, coding for MANFLQFSLLLLLSSFCVDAAIFTLQNNCKKTIWPGILSGGGHPLLSPGGLELKPRGSIKLTAPTGWSGRFWARSGCTFDTSGKGNCVTGDCGNVLQCNGAGGVPPVSLAEFTLNSPMDFYDVSLVDGYNVPVSIVPLGGSGNCSRVTCVSDLNVKCPRSLQVKGDGGEVVACKSACTAFQKPECCCSGAFNDPKICKPTSYSKIFKEACPSSYSYPYDDATSTFTCKEANYLISFC